A section of the Malus sylvestris chromosome 17, drMalSylv7.2, whole genome shotgun sequence genome encodes:
- the LOC126610851 gene encoding syntaxin-22-like isoform X1, with amino-acid sequence MHVETLIHAVEKIAKLKIPLLIGIAFNEAIIEERKQGIQEIQQQISEVNEIFKDLAVLVHDKGAIINDIGSNIENSHAATVQATSHLVKASKTQRSNSSLTCFLLVIFGVILIIVIIVVVA; translated from the exons ATGCAT GTTGAAACCCTCATCCATGCAGTTGAGAAAATTGCCAAGTTGAAGATTCCCCTGCTGATTGGTATTGCATTCAATGAAGCCATTATTGAAGAAAGAAAGCAAGGGATCCAAGAAATTCAACAACAGATCAGTGAAGTTAATGAGATTTTCAAAGATCTAGCTGTACTGGTCCATGATAAAGGAGCTATAATCA ATGATATTGGTTCTAACATTGAGAACTCCCATGCCGCAACTGTGCAAGCTACCTCCCACCTTGTGAAAGCATCCAAGACCCAAAGATCTAATTCATCTCTg ACTTGTTTTCTGTTGGTGATATTTGGAgtcatcctcatcattgtgATTATAGTTGTGGTGGCTTGA
- the LOC126610851 gene encoding syntaxin-22-like isoform X2, which yields MVETLIHAVEKIAKLKIPLLIGIAFNEAIIEERKQGIQEIQQQISEVNEIFKDLAVLVHDKGAIINDIGSNIENSHAATVQATSHLVKASKTQRSNSSLTCFLLVIFGVILIIVIIVVVA from the exons ATG GTTGAAACCCTCATCCATGCAGTTGAGAAAATTGCCAAGTTGAAGATTCCCCTGCTGATTGGTATTGCATTCAATGAAGCCATTATTGAAGAAAGAAAGCAAGGGATCCAAGAAATTCAACAACAGATCAGTGAAGTTAATGAGATTTTCAAAGATCTAGCTGTACTGGTCCATGATAAAGGAGCTATAATCA ATGATATTGGTTCTAACATTGAGAACTCCCATGCCGCAACTGTGCAAGCTACCTCCCACCTTGTGAAAGCATCCAAGACCCAAAGATCTAATTCATCTCTg ACTTGTTTTCTGTTGGTGATATTTGGAgtcatcctcatcattgtgATTATAGTTGTGGTGGCTTGA